The following are from one region of the Pseudodesulfovibrio piezophilus C1TLV30 genome:
- a CDS encoding serine/threonine protein kinase translates to MPPIFSLPQDLIEQLGITEVHDCFQGAQKYVFIVSRGNEKFALKMFRYRFNERDERELDFYLENKHLDGIPRVVEVVLYKGETVVIEEYIEGLPLNKMLRLKWEDSSIKTFVQGLCGVMEPIWQEGKTHRDLKPENIIVTTGGGIYVIDFGIYKNPEDSTITTTGFQPHTTGFAAPEQLSGDRDAISYRTDFFSIGIIAYVMKYSSLPFGSTEDEIRATFAADSFDYNVDDDCSLKKFFEKIFVKNISLRPRTVNLFLEEL, encoded by the coding sequence ATGCCACCCATTTTTTCATTACCGCAGGATTTGATTGAGCAGTTGGGGATAACTGAGGTCCATGACTGCTTTCAAGGTGCTCAAAAATATGTGTTCATTGTGAGTCGTGGAAATGAAAAGTTTGCTTTGAAGATGTTCAGGTACCGCTTTAATGAGCGGGATGAGCGGGAGCTAGATTTTTACCTTGAAAATAAGCACCTTGATGGCATCCCTAGGGTTGTTGAAGTCGTTCTTTACAAGGGTGAAACTGTTGTCATTGAGGAGTATATCGAAGGGCTTCCGCTTAATAAGATGTTGCGTCTCAAGTGGGAAGATTCATCGATTAAGACATTTGTTCAGGGCCTTTGTGGCGTGATGGAACCAATATGGCAGGAAGGCAAAACGCATAGGGATTTAAAGCCAGAAAATATAATCGTTACAACTGGTGGTGGGATTTATGTAATCGATTTCGGCATCTACAAAAATCCTGAAGACTCCACAATCACAACAACAGGATTTCAGCCTCACACAACGGGCTTTGCTGCACCTGAGCAACTGAGTGGAGATCGTGATGCCATTTCATATCGAACCGATTTTTTTAGTATTGGGATCATAGCTTATGTGATGAAGTATTCCTCTCTTCCGTTCGGTTCAACTGAGGATGAAATTCGTGCGACCTTTGCTGCCGATAGTTTCGACTATAATGTGGATGACGATTGTTCTCTGAAAAAGTTTTTTGAAAAGATATTTGTGAAGAATATTTCCTTACGTCCTAGAACTGTGAACTTGTTTTTAGAGGAGCTCTAA
- a CDS encoding YkgJ family cysteine cluster protein encodes MGKVEEVVCSFMNYGPEALPDLTSLKFKKRLSAYLDIYREFLKLSDFIIDSEIGKRTVKCKPGCSFCCNQIIHAYPSELLCINEFLDKQPGIRNSFAEKYPQWDVDFEPFREAFWDSFKQMPTKRAEFRSICREFSSQCPFCDDGVCSIYAVRPMVCRTWFTKRRFTSCNEKNNKDKQLKLSCYEGLHMAQLHLDQYFMEQFEIEGLPLGAFVSTLSHGVFFMNSSSLYIKSLKRKAS; translated from the coding sequence ATGGGCAAAGTTGAAGAAGTGGTATGTTCATTTATGAATTATGGCCCAGAAGCTCTTCCCGATCTTACTTCTTTGAAGTTCAAGAAACGTCTTTCGGCGTATTTGGATATTTATCGTGAATTCCTGAAGCTTTCAGACTTTATCATTGATAGCGAGATTGGGAAGCGAACTGTGAAGTGTAAGCCGGGGTGCAGCTTTTGTTGCAACCAGATTATTCACGCTTATCCCAGCGAATTGCTGTGCATAAATGAGTTTCTAGATAAGCAGCCTGGCATCCGGAATAGCTTTGCTGAGAAGTATCCACAATGGGATGTCGATTTTGAACCATTTAGAGAAGCCTTTTGGGATAGCTTCAAACAAATGCCCACCAAAAGGGCTGAGTTTAGATCCATCTGCCGCGAATTTAGCTCTCAATGTCCGTTTTGTGACGATGGGGTTTGTTCAATTTATGCAGTCCGGCCAATGGTCTGTAGGACATGGTTCACGAAGCGGAGGTTTACCAGTTGCAATGAGAAAAACAACAAGGATAAACAGTTGAAGTTGTCGTGCTATGAAGGCCTTCATATGGCGCAGCTGCATCTTGATCAGTATTTCATGGAGCAGTTTGAGATTGAGGGGCTGCCGCTCGGAGCCTTTGTTTCAACTTTGTCACATGGTGTATTTTTTATGAACAGTTCGTCCCTGTATATTAAAAGTCTTAAGCGGAAGGCTTCATAG